In Spinacia oleracea cultivar Varoflay chromosome 5, BTI_SOV_V1, whole genome shotgun sequence, a single window of DNA contains:
- the LOC110777262 gene encoding uncharacterized protein, with the protein MVKSYLRYEPAATFGVIASLESNISYDSSGKFLLSPALEKVGVWHVRQGVCSKSLSPSTISTGPSLAVTAIVASPSSAMVAVGYADGSIRIWDLGKGTCETTLNGHKGAVSALRYNKIGSMLASGGKDNDIILWDVVGETGLYRLRGHRDQVTDLLFLDSGKKLVSSSKDKFVRVWDIETQHCMQIVSGHHSEIWSIDSDSEERYVVTGSADLELRFYTVTKHDFGGGEILGNSDHKESVDGSLTPAGNKWEVLKHFGEIQRQTKDRVANLRFNKAGNLLACQVAGKTVEIFRLLDEAESKRKAKRRVHRKKEKKDKKEKKEREPSKNVAEVTDNVDENHSLLEESHPTIVVSDIFKLLQIIRSGKKICSTSFCPINSKNSLGTLALSLNNNSVEIYSIASDTSTQTLAIELQGHRSDVRSLSLSPDNSLLLSTSHNAVKIWNPSTCNCLRTIDSGYGLCSMFVHGDQSNKYALVGTKDGKIEIVDVASATRVEVVEAHGGSIHSIAGMPDKSGFVTGSADHEVKFWEYRRLQKSGENLERLSVSNVRTMKLNDDVLKIALSPDAKYIAVALLDCTVKVFFVDTLKFFLTLYGHKLPVLCMDISSDGDLIVTGSADKNLKIWGLDFGDCHKSIFAHADSVMDVKFVPNTHYIFSVGKDRLLKYWDADKFELLLTIEGHHAEIWCLALSSRGDFIVTGSHDRSIRRWDRTDEPFFIEEEKEKRLEEMFEADIDGGFENRSASKDELPEEGAVASAGKKTQETLTATDLVIEALDLAETEIKRISEYEEEKTRGTVAKFQPNVLMLGLSPSDYVLRSISNVKPNDIEQTLLALPFSDALKLLSYLKNWTTNSEKVELICRVAVVLLQTHYNQLVTTPSARPVLSILKDILRARVKDCKDTLGFNLAAMDHLKQLMAMKSDAPFRDAKSKLLEIRSRLAKRNDGRTDTREERKRKKKQKRGSDGHAWTVVR; encoded by the exons ATGGTGAAGTCGTACCTTCGCTATGAGCCGGCGGCGACATTCGGTGTGATAGCTTCATTAGAATCGAACATCAGCTACGACAGCTCCGGCAAGTTCCTTCTCTCTCCTGCTCTTGAGAAGGTTGGTGTTTGGCATGTTCGTCAAGGCGTTTGCTCCAAATCCCTTTCTCCTTCTACTATTTCTACTGGCCCTTCTCTTGCCGTCACCGCTATCGTTGCCTCGCCGTCCTCCGCCATG GTGGCAGTTGGGTATGCGGATGGGAGCATAAGAATATGGGATTTGGGTAAGGGAACTTGTGAAACAACATTGAATGGACATAAAGGAGCTGTGTCTGCTCTTCGTTACAATAAGATTGGATCGATGTTAGCGTCTGGTGGAAAAGATAATGATATTATTTTGTGGGATGTGGTGGGCGAGACTGGACTTTATCGTCTTCGTGGGCACCGTGATCAG GTGACAGACCTGCTTTTTCTGGATTCTGGGAAAAAGTTAGTGAGCTCCTCAAAGGATAAGTTTGTTAGAGTTTGGGATATTGAGACCCAACATTGTATGCAAATAGTTAGTGGCCATCATAGTGAAATTTGGTCTATAGATAGTGATTCGGAGGAGAGGTATGTGGTCACAGGCTCAGCTGACCTTGAACTTCGGTTTTACACTGTCACCAAGCATGATTTTGGAGGTGGGGAGATATTAGGAAATTCTGATCATAAGGAGTCTGTAGATGGCAGTCTTACACCAGCTGGTAATAAGTGGGAAGTCCTGAAGCACTTTGGTGAAATTCAGAGGCAGACCAAAGATCGAGTTGCAAATTTAAGATTTAATAAGGCTGGTAATCTTTTAGCATGTCAAGTGGCAGGCAAGACAGTGGAGATATTCCGTTTGTTAGATGAGGCTGAATCCAAGCGCAAAGCTAAGCGCAGAGTTCATAGAAAGAAGGAGAAGAAAGACAAGaaggagaagaaagaaagagaacCCTCTAAAAATGTTGCTGAGGTTACAGATAATGTAGATGAAAATCACTCTTTACTAGAGGAGAGCCATCCAACTATTGTAGTCTCTGACATCTTTAAGCTTCTTCAAATTATAAGGTCCGGAAAGAAGATATGTTCAACCTCTTTTTGTCCAATCAATTCGAAGAATTCCTTGGGCACATTAGCCTTGTCACTGAACAACAATTCTGTAGAAATATATTCCATAGCAAGTGATACAAGTACACAGACATTGGCTATTGAGCTCCAAGGTCACCGTTCTGATGTTAGAAGTCTTAGTCTTAGTCCGGACAACTCTCTCTTACTGTCAACAAGTCACAATGCTGTGAAGATTTGGAACCCCAGTACCTGTAATTGTCTCCGAACTATTGATTCTGGCTATGGACTGTGCAGTATGTTTGTTCATGGTGACCAGAGCAACAAATACGCACTTGTTGGAACTAAAGATGGAAAGATtgaaatcgtagatgttgcaagTGCTACACGTGTAGAGGTAGTGGAGGCTCATGGAGGCTCTATTCATTCAATCGCTGGCATGCCCGACAAAAGTGGTTTTGTTACGGGGAGTGCAGACCATGAGGTTAAGTTTTGGGAGTATCGCAGATTGCAGAAGTCTGGTGAA AACTTGGAGCGCTTATCAGTGTCTAATGTGAGGACAATGAAACTGaatgatgatgttttgaagaTTGCCCTGAGCCCAGATGCGAAGTATATTGCTGTTGCATTGTTAGATTGCACAGTTAAG GTCTTTTTTGTGGATACACTGAAGTTCTTCCTTACACTATATGGTCACAAATTGCCTGTATTATGTATGGATATATCATCTGATGGCGACCTGATAGTTACGGGGTCTGCAGACAAAAATTTAAAGATTTGGGGTTTGGACTTTGGTGACTGCCATAAATCAATCTTTGCCCATGCTGATAG TGTCATGGACGTGAAGTTTGTTCCTAATACTCACTATATATTTAGTGTTGGGAAGGACCGGCTTTTGAAGTACTGGGATGCTGATAAATTTGAATTGCTTTTAACTATTGAAGGACATCATGCAGAGATATGGTGTCTTGCACTCAGTAGCCGTGGTGATTTTATAGTCACAGGATCTCATGATAGGTCCATTCGGCGCTGGGATCGCACTGATGAACCATTTTTCATCGAA gaagagaaagaaaaaaggttggAGGAGATGTTTGAGGCTGATATTGATGGTGGATTTGAAAATAGATCTGCCTCAAAGGATGAGCTTCCAGAGGAGGGTGCTGTGGCATCAGCAGGAAAGAAAACTCAAGAAACCTTAACTGCAACTGACTTGGTTATTGAAGCACTTGATTTGGCAGAGACTGAAATAAAGCGTATTTCTGAATACGAG GAGGAGAAAACAAGGGGAACAGTGGCCAAGTTTCAACCTAATGTACTTATGCTTGGACTTTCACCCTCTGATTATGTTCTTCGCTCAATTTCTAATGTCAAGCCCAATGATATTGAGCAGACTTTACTT GCATTACCATTTTCTGATGCTTTGAAACTGCTTTCATATTTGAAAAATTGGACAACAAATTCTGAAAAG GTGGAGCTCATCTGCAGGGTTGCTGTAGTATTGTTGCAGACACATTATAATCAGTTAGTGACCACACCTTCAGCAAGACCGGTCTTGAGTATTCTCAAAGATATCCTGCGTGCAAGAGTGAAG